One window of the Glycocaulis alkaliphilus genome contains the following:
- a CDS encoding peptidylprolyl isomerase: protein MIRMTSALLTASVSAFALAATACADASTDTGMAESSATIQEADGSRYARDGIPSGPDAARQIIADAPEAAWRAVDPDRLLVISTRHGDIWVELAPEFAPNHVARIRELVAEGFYDGKVWHRVIRDFMAQGGGASDNPGLNADREPLQAEFMIARRLDTDIAISELQDRVVNPREANTRARAGFWNGFPASTMPLGQAGIRADGQVESWLLHCRGAVAAARTSNPDSANSQFYITTGTPAHLEAVYTVWGRVRAGQDAVDAIRVGTMGETMGFRPDFIMSMRMASELPESDRLTIEVFDTDTPDFAVYLQALQAANNDRLPDVCDIEIPVRITE, encoded by the coding sequence ATGATCCGTATGACTTCTGCCCTGCTGACGGCGAGCGTCAGCGCCTTCGCCCTGGCGGCCACGGCCTGCGCAGACGCGTCCACCGATACCGGGATGGCGGAGTCGTCCGCCACGATCCAGGAAGCCGATGGCAGCCGCTATGCGCGCGACGGTATCCCGTCCGGCCCCGATGCGGCCCGTCAGATCATCGCGGACGCGCCTGAGGCGGCATGGCGCGCGGTTGATCCGGACAGGCTTCTCGTCATCTCCACGCGTCATGGCGACATCTGGGTGGAGCTGGCACCGGAATTTGCGCCCAACCATGTCGCGCGCATCCGCGAACTGGTGGCTGAAGGCTTTTATGACGGCAAGGTCTGGCACCGCGTAATCCGTGATTTCATGGCGCAAGGCGGCGGCGCGTCCGACAATCCGGGGCTGAATGCCGACAGGGAGCCGCTGCAGGCGGAGTTCATGATCGCCCGCCGCCTGGATACCGATATCGCCATCAGCGAGCTGCAGGACCGTGTGGTTAATCCGCGCGAGGCAAACACCCGCGCACGCGCGGGCTTCTGGAACGGATTCCCGGCCTCCACCATGCCGCTAGGCCAGGCCGGCATTCGCGCCGATGGCCAGGTGGAATCCTGGCTTTTGCACTGCCGCGGCGCAGTAGCAGCAGCCCGCACCAGCAATCCCGATTCGGCTAACAGCCAGTTCTACATCACCACCGGCACCCCGGCGCATCTGGAAGCGGTCTACACCGTGTGGGGGCGTGTCCGGGCGGGGCAGGACGCGGTGGATGCCATCCGTGTCGGCACGATGGGCGAGACGATGGGCTTCCGCCCGGACTTCATCATGTCCATGCGCATGGCCAGCGAACTGCCCGAGAGTGACCGTCTCACGATCGAGGTGTTCGACACCGATACGCCTGACTTCGCCGTCTATCTCCAAGCCCTTCAGGCGGCCAATAATGACCGCCTGCCCGATGTCTGCGACATCGAAATTCCTGTCCGCATCACGGAGTAA
- a CDS encoding TM2 domain-containing protein → MNRQSYTAELLTIVGSLPEANRPGFISAFQASEKNPVLLFGFNIWLGGLGIDRFLVGDILAGVLKLITLGGFGLWVLIDCFLIGGRTRQKNIEYARQLRDSFSSRASAPAPAPASSEPPPAAS, encoded by the coding sequence ATGAATCGCCAGAGCTACACAGCCGAACTCCTGACCATTGTCGGATCACTGCCCGAGGCCAACCGGCCAGGCTTCATCTCCGCCTTTCAGGCCTCGGAGAAGAACCCGGTCCTGTTGTTCGGATTCAATATCTGGCTGGGCGGTCTGGGCATTGACCGATTCCTCGTCGGCGACATTCTGGCCGGCGTGCTCAAGCTCATCACGCTGGGCGGATTTGGCCTGTGGGTGCTGATCGACTGCTTCCTGATCGGCGGCAGGACACGGCAGAAGAATATCGAGTACGCGCGTCAGCTGCGCGATTCCTTCTCCAGCCGCGCCAGCGCGCCGGCCCCGGCACCCGCATCCTCCGAACCCCCGCCAGCCGCGTCCTGA
- the ssb gene encoding single-stranded DNA-binding protein, with translation MAGSVNKVIIIGNLGADPEVKAMPSGDRMAKFPVATSETWRDRQSGERREKTEWHNVVIFNENLAKVAENYLKKGAKVYIEGSLQTRKWQDQNGQDRYSTEIVLQKYRGELTMLDGKGDGGGSGGGNYGRMDDRSGGGNNDRPRESFASDTLDDDIPF, from the coding sequence ATGGCAGGCAGTGTCAACAAGGTCATCATTATCGGCAATCTGGGCGCGGACCCGGAAGTGAAGGCCATGCCGTCCGGCGACCGGATGGCGAAATTTCCCGTCGCGACGTCGGAAACCTGGCGTGACCGCCAGTCCGGCGAACGCCGCGAGAAAACCGAATGGCACAACGTGGTCATCTTCAACGAGAACCTCGCCAAGGTCGCCGAGAACTATCTTAAAAAAGGCGCCAAGGTTTACATCGAAGGCTCGCTGCAGACCCGCAAATGGCAGGATCAGAACGGGCAGGACCGTTACTCCACCGAGATCGTGCTGCAGAAATATCGCGGCGAGCTGACCATGCTGGATGGCAAGGGCGATGGCGGCGGTTCGGGCGGTGGCAATTATGGCCGCATGGATGACCGCTCAGGCGGCGGCAATAATGACCGCCCGCGCGAAAGCTTCGCCTCCGACACGCTGGACGACGATATCCCGTTCTAG
- the coaD gene encoding pantetheine-phosphate adenylyltransferase has protein sequence MKERVALYPGTFDPLTNGHIDIVRRAVKLYDKLVIGIARNEDKRPLFSLDERVEMALDLTREYTGETVIEVRPFSGLLMHFAEEVGAGAIIRGLRAVSDFEYEFQMVGMNQRLNPDIETVFLMADPRHQAIASRLVKEIARLGGDITAFVPPTIKTRVLERFAK, from the coding sequence ATGAAAGAGCGCGTCGCCCTTTATCCTGGCACGTTCGATCCGCTGACGAACGGCCATATCGATATCGTGCGCCGCGCGGTGAAGCTTTACGACAAGCTGGTCATCGGCATTGCCCGCAATGAGGACAAGCGCCCGCTCTTCTCGCTTGATGAGCGGGTGGAAATGGCGCTGGACCTGACGCGCGAATATACCGGCGAGACGGTGATCGAGGTGCGCCCGTTCTCCGGCCTGCTCATGCACTTTGCCGAGGAAGTTGGCGCCGGAGCGATTATCCGCGGCCTGCGCGCCGTCTCGGACTTCGAGTACGAGTTCCAGATGGTCGGCATGAACCAGCGCCTCAATCCTGACATCGAGACGGTGTTCCTTATGGCCGATCCGCGCCATCAGGCGATTGCCTCGCGGCTCGTCAAGGAAATCGCGCGGCTGGGCGGTGACATTACCGCCTTCGTGCCGCCCACCATCAAGACCCGTGTGCTGGAGAGATTTGCCAAATGA
- a CDS encoding Kelch repeat-containing protein, giving the protein MKLTRRAATLGLAAGTGLIASGAGFARRNDDTRWSNAPDLPFPVQEIYPALLDGTLYVIGGFATGISERPLDISDRVLALTPGADESWREMPRLPMPIHHPQCAGLDGTLYAIGGYTTEQGGVWSNTNRVWALRPGEDTAWQEGPALPGPWSENVAVALDGRIHVITGRRPSGVENSEWNHQSDVTAHLVLDPAEGTWTTLAPSPSARNSAAAAVMNGLIHVVAGRTVSGGNTPAHEVYDPASNSWTFAAPLPQPSRGPRGSGGLAAASVGDTLYVFGGEWFEDGGGVYEEVWAWRAETDSWEAVSTMPTPRHGLGAHAIDGAIYTIGGAAQRGAVDTSAAVEVFRP; this is encoded by the coding sequence ATGAAACTCACACGCAGGGCCGCAACGCTGGGCCTCGCCGCCGGAACGGGCCTGATCGCATCGGGCGCGGGCTTCGCGCGCCGCAATGACGACACGCGCTGGAGCAATGCTCCGGACCTGCCCTTCCCCGTACAGGAAATCTACCCTGCCCTGCTGGACGGCACGCTCTACGTGATTGGCGGGTTCGCGACGGGGATTTCAGAGCGTCCGCTGGACATTTCAGACCGCGTGCTGGCCCTTACCCCCGGCGCCGATGAGAGCTGGCGCGAGATGCCGCGCCTGCCTATGCCGATCCATCACCCGCAATGCGCCGGCCTTGACGGCACGCTCTACGCGATTGGCGGCTACACCACCGAGCAGGGCGGGGTGTGGTCCAATACCAACCGGGTATGGGCGCTGCGCCCCGGCGAGGACACCGCCTGGCAGGAAGGGCCAGCCCTGCCCGGCCCCTGGTCGGAGAATGTGGCGGTGGCGCTGGATGGCCGCATCCATGTCATCACCGGGCGGCGTCCGTCCGGCGTGGAAAATTCGGAATGGAACCACCAGTCGGACGTGACAGCGCATCTGGTGCTGGACCCGGCGGAAGGGACATGGACGACGCTGGCGCCCTCGCCCAGCGCACGCAATTCAGCCGCTGCCGCCGTGATGAACGGGCTGATCCATGTGGTGGCAGGGCGCACCGTCTCTGGCGGCAATACGCCCGCCCATGAGGTCTATGACCCGGCCAGCAATAGCTGGACTTTTGCCGCGCCCCTGCCCCAGCCCTCCCGTGGCCCGCGCGGGTCTGGCGGGCTGGCGGCCGCCAGCGTCGGCGATACGCTCTACGTGTTTGGCGGCGAATGGTTTGAGGATGGCGGCGGCGTCTATGAGGAGGTGTGGGCCTGGCGGGCGGAGACCGATAGCTGGGAAGCGGTCAGCACCATGCCCACCCCGCGCCACGGCCTGGGCGCGCACGCCATTGATGGCGCGATCTACACGATTGGCGGAGCCGCCCAGCGCGGCGCCGTCGATACCAGCGCCGCAGTGGAGGTGTTCAGGCCCTAG
- the uvrA gene encoding excinuclease ABC subunit UvrA — MPDPLKHISVRGAREHNLKDVSVDLPRDELIVFTGLSGSGKSSLAFDTIYAEGQRRYVESLSAYARQFLELMSKPDVDSIEGLSPAISIEQKTTSKNPRSTVGTVTEIYDYMRLLWARVGIPYSPATGLPITSQTVSQMVDRLMALEDGTRLYLLAPIVRGRKGEYRKEFAELMKQGFQRVKVDGTYYTLEEAPELDKKFKHDIDVVVDRVAIREGLEQRLADSLETALRLADGLAMAEFADAPADGKDAPQRLIFSEKFACPETGFTIEEIEPRLFSFNNPFGACPACDGLGVSLKFDEAMIVPDREKSLYEGAVAPWSRGTSKLYQQTLQALADHYGANMHKPWRTLPEKFQRTVLYGTADKIKFTYEDGLRQFSTTKSFEGVIPNLERRWRETDSAWVREELGRFQSNQPCETCHGKRLKPEALAVKIGGYDISQAGEHSIREALAWFSNIEERLTDKEQEIARRILKEIRDRLRFLVDVGLDYLTLSRASGTLSGGESQRIRLASQIGSGLTGVLYVLDEPSIGLHQRDNTRLLESLRGLRDLGNTVIVVEHDEEAIETADYVVDLGPAAGVHGGEVVAQGKPEDIRANPKSLTGQYLAGTRMIEVPEKRRKIDKKRVLKVTGASGNNLKNVTAEFPLGVFTCVTGVSGGGKSTLTLETLYKAAARKLNGASAVPAPHETVEGLELLDKIIDIDQSPIGRTPRSNPATYTGAFTPIRDWFAGLPESKTRGYKPGRFSFNVKGGRCEACQGDGVVKIEMHFLPDVYVTCDVCHGARFNRETLEVTFKGKSIAQVLDMTVEEAADFFQAVPSVRDKMETLKRVGLGYVKVGQPATQLSGGEAQRVKLSKELSKRATGRTLYILDEPTTGLHFEDVKKLLEVLHELVEQGNSVIVIEHNLDVIKTADWIIDLGPEGGDGGGEIVAAGTPEHVAGVEASWTGRYLKPVLERDMARQKALRKAG; from the coding sequence ATGCCCGACCCTTTGAAACACATTTCGGTGCGCGGCGCGCGCGAGCACAATCTCAAAGACGTGTCGGTCGATCTGCCGCGCGACGAGCTGATCGTGTTCACCGGCCTGTCCGGGTCGGGCAAGTCCTCGCTGGCATTTGACACGATCTATGCCGAGGGTCAGCGCCGCTATGTGGAGAGCCTTTCGGCCTATGCCCGCCAGTTCCTGGAGCTGATGAGCAAGCCGGATGTGGATTCCATTGAAGGCCTATCGCCGGCCATCTCCATCGAGCAGAAAACCACCTCGAAAAACCCGCGCTCCACGGTCGGCACGGTCACCGAGATCTATGATTATATGCGCCTTTTATGGGCGCGCGTCGGCATCCCCTACTCGCCTGCTACCGGCCTGCCCATCACCTCGCAGACCGTCTCCCAGATGGTCGACCGGCTGATGGCGCTGGAAGATGGCACGCGGCTTTACCTGCTGGCGCCGATCGTGCGCGGGCGCAAGGGTGAGTACCGCAAGGAATTTGCCGAGCTGATGAAGCAGGGCTTCCAGCGGGTGAAGGTGGACGGCACCTATTACACACTGGAAGAAGCCCCGGAGCTCGACAAGAAGTTCAAGCACGACATTGACGTGGTGGTGGACAGGGTGGCGATCCGCGAGGGGCTGGAACAGCGCCTTGCTGACAGTCTGGAGACCGCCCTGCGCCTCGCCGACGGCCTGGCCATGGCCGAGTTCGCCGACGCGCCCGCCGACGGGAAGGACGCGCCCCAACGCCTGATTTTCTCCGAAAAGTTTGCCTGCCCGGAGACCGGTTTCACCATTGAGGAGATTGAGCCGCGCCTCTTCTCCTTCAACAATCCGTTCGGGGCGTGTCCTGCCTGTGACGGCCTCGGCGTCAGCCTGAAATTTGACGAGGCGATGATCGTCCCGGACCGGGAAAAGAGCCTTTATGAGGGCGCGGTTGCGCCGTGGAGCCGCGGCACGTCCAAGCTCTACCAGCAGACCCTGCAGGCGCTGGCCGACCATTATGGCGCCAACATGCACAAGCCCTGGCGCACATTGCCGGAGAAGTTTCAGCGCACCGTGCTCTACGGCACCGCCGACAAGATCAAGTTTACCTACGAAGATGGGCTTCGCCAGTTTTCCACCACCAAGTCGTTTGAGGGGGTGATCCCCAATCTGGAACGGCGCTGGCGGGAGACGGATTCGGCCTGGGTGCGCGAGGAGCTGGGCCGCTTCCAGTCCAACCAGCCTTGCGAGACCTGCCACGGCAAGCGCCTGAAGCCCGAAGCGCTGGCGGTGAAGATTGGCGGCTATGACATCTCGCAGGCCGGTGAACACTCCATCCGCGAGGCGCTGGCCTGGTTTTCCAATATCGAGGAGCGCCTGACCGACAAGGAACAGGAGATCGCCCGGCGCATCCTGAAAGAGATACGCGACCGGCTGCGCTTCCTGGTCGATGTGGGGCTGGATTATCTCACGCTCAGCCGTGCATCCGGCACGCTGTCAGGCGGAGAGAGCCAGCGTATCCGCCTTGCCAGCCAGATCGGGTCGGGCCTGACCGGCGTGCTCTACGTGCTGGATGAACCCTCTATCGGCCTGCACCAGCGCGATAATACGCGTCTGCTGGAGAGCCTGCGGGGCCTGCGCGATCTCGGCAATACCGTGATCGTGGTGGAGCATGACGAGGAAGCCATCGAGACGGCCGATTATGTGGTCGATCTCGGCCCCGCTGCCGGTGTGCATGGCGGCGAGGTGGTGGCGCAAGGCAAGCCGGAGGACATCCGCGCCAACCCGAAAAGCCTGACCGGGCAGTATCTTGCCGGTACGCGCATGATCGAGGTGCCGGAAAAGCGCCGCAAGATCGATAAAAAGCGCGTGCTGAAGGTCACTGGCGCGAGCGGCAATAACCTCAAAAACGTGACGGCGGAGTTTCCGCTGGGCGTGTTCACCTGCGTCACGGGCGTGTCGGGCGGCGGCAAATCCACCCTGACGCTGGAAACGCTCTACAAGGCGGCTGCGCGCAAGCTCAACGGGGCGAGCGCGGTCCCTGCCCCGCACGAGACGGTGGAAGGGCTGGAACTGCTCGACAAGATCATCGACATAGACCAGTCGCCGATTGGCCGCACGCCGCGCTCCAACCCCGCGACCTATACCGGCGCGTTCACACCCATTCGCGACTGGTTTGCCGGCCTGCCGGAATCCAAGACGCGCGGCTACAAGCCCGGCCGCTTCTCCTTCAACGTCAAAGGCGGGCGCTGCGAGGCGTGTCAGGGCGATGGCGTGGTGAAGATCGAGATGCACTTCCTGCCCGATGTCTATGTCACCTGCGATGTGTGCCATGGCGCGCGCTTCAACCGCGAGACGCTGGAAGTGACCTTCAAGGGCAAATCCATCGCGCAGGTGCTCGACATGACGGTGGAAGAGGCCGCCGACTTCTTCCAGGCCGTGCCGTCCGTGCGCGACAAGATGGAAACCCTGAAACGCGTCGGCCTTGGCTATGTGAAGGTCGGCCAGCCCGCCACCCAGCTATCGGGGGGTGAGGCGCAGCGGGTAAAGCTCTCCAAGGAGCTCTCCAAGCGCGCCACGGGCCGCACGCTCTACATCCTTGATGAGCCGACCACAGGGCTTCACTTCGAGGACGTGAAGAAGCTGCTCGAAGTGCTCCATGAGCTGGTCGAACAGGGTAATTCGGTGATCGTGATCGAGCATAATCTCGATGTCATCAAGACCGCCGACTGGATCATCGATCTCGGCCCCGAAGGCGGGGATGGCGGCGGCGAGATCGTGGCCGCTGGCACGCCCGAACACGTGGCCGGCGTGGAGGCGAGCTGGACCGGGCGTTATCTCAAGCCCGTACTGGAGCGCGACATGGCCCGTCAGAAAGCGCTGCGGAAAGCGGGTTAG
- the gyrA gene encoding DNA gyrase subunit A: MSDTPNEPGPDDIDIDESGAGGNGMNGDEAGGQPPRPEGGPMIAIEEEMRRSYLDYAMSVIVSRAIPDARDGLKPVHRRILWSMHEQGYTHDKQYRKSARVVGDVIGKYHPHGDQAVYDALARMAQDFSMGLKLLDGQGNFGSVDGDPPAAMRYTEVRMDKPAEALLADIDKETVDYRENYDASEKEPIVLPARFPNLLVNGAGGIAVGMATNIPPHNLGEVVDATVALLEDPELTDLDLIEFVPAPDFPTGGEIIGRTGSRNGLLTGRGSVLVRGKTTIEEIRKDRQAILIHEIPYQVNKASMIEKIAELVREKRIEGISDLRDESDRSGMRVVVELKRDANAEVILNQLYRWSPLQTSFGVNMLALIGGKPQLAGLKTYLETFIAFRKEVTARRAKFDLKKARDRAHILIGLGIAVANIDEVIRLIRAAPDPATAREQLKERAWPAADIASLVALVADPRSIILDNNTIHLTDEQARAILELRLNRLTALGRDEISGEAEKLAVEIADLLDILKSPVRIREIVKGELLDSKERFGVPRRTALVEGDFEIEDEDLIPREEMVVTLTHGGYVKRTPLSLYRAQNRGGRGRAGMAMKDEDFVSTLFVASTHAPLLFFTSDGMVYKTKTWRLPQGAPNTKGKYLTNLLPTLGEGARVTSIMALPEDEAEWSRFDVMFATTSGGVRRNKLSDFVQVNRNGKIAMKLEEADGQILDVRLCHEGQDVLLTTANGKAIRFPVTDVRVFASRNSTGVRGIRMEKGDTAISMAILNHVEIGRAETRAYLKRRRAEMRNEGDEELDAAEADIDAGDEEEGEEITLSEVRYMELRAHEEILLNVVESGMGKRVISYEYFPQSRGGQGVWTKDKRQSEPLAACFLIEEGDTVMAVTDGGQLIRFPVDTVRIASRATKGVRLIRLANDEKVVSVARIAKNDEAEGDEDAGGGEADTAPETGPSGES, from the coding sequence TTGAGCGACACACCGAACGAGCCCGGCCCGGACGATATCGATATTGACGAATCCGGCGCTGGCGGGAACGGCATGAATGGCGATGAGGCGGGCGGTCAGCCCCCGCGCCCCGAAGGCGGGCCGATGATCGCCATCGAGGAGGAGATGCGCCGCTCCTATCTCGATTACGCGATGAGCGTGATCGTGAGCCGCGCCATTCCTGATGCGCGCGACGGGCTCAAACCCGTTCACCGCCGCATCCTCTGGTCGATGCACGAGCAGGGCTATACCCACGACAAGCAATACCGCAAATCGGCCCGCGTCGTCGGTGACGTGATCGGTAAATACCACCCGCACGGCGACCAGGCCGTCTATGACGCGCTGGCACGCATGGCGCAGGACTTCTCGATGGGGCTGAAACTCCTCGACGGTCAGGGCAATTTCGGCTCGGTCGATGGCGATCCGCCTGCCGCGATGCGTTACACCGAAGTGCGCATGGACAAGCCTGCCGAGGCGCTGCTGGCCGATATCGACAAGGAAACCGTCGATTACCGGGAAAACTACGACGCGTCGGAAAAAGAGCCGATTGTCCTGCCTGCACGCTTCCCGAACCTGCTGGTGAACGGGGCTGGCGGCATCGCCGTCGGCATGGCGACCAATATCCCGCCGCACAATCTGGGCGAGGTGGTCGATGCGACCGTCGCCCTGCTGGAAGACCCGGAACTGACCGATCTCGATCTGATCGAGTTCGTACCGGCTCCCGATTTTCCCACCGGCGGCGAGATCATCGGCCGCACCGGCTCGCGCAATGGCTTGCTGACCGGACGCGGCTCGGTGCTGGTACGCGGCAAGACGACAATCGAGGAAATCCGCAAAGACCGGCAGGCCATCCTGATCCACGAGATTCCCTATCAGGTGAACAAGGCCTCGATGATCGAGAAGATCGCCGAGCTGGTGCGTGAAAAGCGCATTGAGGGCATTTCAGATCTGCGCGATGAGTCCGACCGTTCGGGCATGCGCGTGGTGGTCGAGCTGAAACGCGATGCGAATGCCGAAGTGATCCTGAACCAGCTTTATCGCTGGAGTCCGCTGCAAACCTCGTTCGGGGTCAATATGCTGGCCCTCATCGGTGGCAAGCCGCAGCTGGCGGGCCTGAAAACCTATCTCGAAACCTTCATCGCCTTCCGCAAGGAAGTGACGGCCCGACGGGCCAAGTTCGATCTGAAGAAGGCGCGCGACCGCGCCCATATCCTGATCGGGCTGGGCATTGCAGTGGCCAATATCGATGAGGTGATCCGCCTGATCCGCGCCGCGCCGGACCCTGCGACGGCCCGTGAACAGCTTAAAGAGCGTGCCTGGCCGGCGGCAGACATCGCGTCTCTGGTGGCGCTGGTGGCTGATCCGCGCTCGATCATTCTTGACAACAACACGATCCACCTGACCGACGAGCAGGCGCGCGCCATTCTGGAACTGCGCCTGAACCGCCTGACCGCGCTTGGCCGTGACGAGATTTCCGGCGAAGCGGAGAAGCTGGCGGTCGAGATCGCCGACCTGCTGGACATTCTCAAAAGCCCCGTGCGCATCCGCGAGATCGTCAAGGGCGAGCTGCTGGATTCCAAGGAACGCTTTGGCGTGCCGCGCCGCACCGCGCTTGTGGAGGGTGATTTCGAGATCGAGGATGAAGACCTCATCCCCCGCGAGGAGATGGTCGTCACCCTGACCCATGGCGGCTATGTGAAGCGCACCCCTCTCTCGCTCTACCGGGCGCAGAACCGGGGCGGGCGCGGCCGGGCAGGCATGGCGATGAAGGACGAGGATTTCGTCTCCACGCTGTTTGTCGCCTCCACCCATGCGCCGCTGCTCTTCTTCACGTCGGACGGCATGGTCTACAAGACCAAGACCTGGCGCCTGCCGCAGGGCGCGCCCAACACCAAGGGCAAGTATCTGACGAACCTCCTGCCGACGCTCGGCGAAGGCGCGCGCGTCACCTCCATCATGGCGCTGCCGGAGGACGAGGCTGAATGGAGCCGGTTTGATGTGATGTTTGCCACCACATCGGGCGGTGTCCGGCGCAACAAGCTGTCGGACTTCGTTCAGGTGAACCGCAACGGCAAGATTGCCATGAAGCTGGAGGAGGCTGACGGCCAGATCCTCGATGTGCGCCTGTGCCATGAGGGGCAGGACGTTCTGCTGACGACTGCGAACGGCAAGGCGATCCGCTTCCCCGTCACCGATGTGCGCGTGTTTGCCAGCCGTAATTCCACCGGCGTTCGCGGCATACGCATGGAGAAAGGCGACACGGCCATCTCCATGGCGATCCTCAACCATGTCGAGATCGGGCGGGCCGAGACGCGCGCCTATCTCAAGCGCCGCCGTGCCGAAATGCGCAATGAGGGCGACGAGGAGCTGGATGCGGCCGAGGCCGACATCGACGCTGGCGATGAGGAAGAGGGCGAGGAAATCACCTTGTCCGAGGTCCGCTACATGGAGCTTCGCGCCCATGAGGAAATCCTCCTCAATGTCGTGGAGTCCGGCATGGGCAAGCGCGTCATCTCGTATGAATACTTCCCGCAGAGCCGGGGCGGGCAGGGCGTGTGGACCAAGGACAAGCGTCAGTCCGAGCCGCTGGCAGCCTGCTTCCTGATCGAAGAGGGCGATACCGTGATGGCCGTCACCGATGGTGGCCAGCTTATCCGCTTCCCCGTCGACACGGTGCGCATTGCCAGCCGCGCCACCAAGGGCGTGCGCCTGATCCGTCTTGCCAATGACGAAAAGGTGGTGTCCGTTGCGCGCATCGCCAAGAACGACGAAGCCGAGGGCGATGAAGACGCCGGCGGCGGCGAAGCCGATACGGCGCCGGAAACCGGCCCGTCTGGAGAAAGCTGA